A genomic segment from Nyctibius grandis isolate bNycGra1 chromosome W unlocalized genomic scaffold, bNycGra1.pri SUPER_W_unloc_2, whole genome shotgun sequence encodes:
- the LOC137677195 gene encoding uncharacterized protein, whose amino-acid sequence MQPLRPLVKVEYAYEDSEDYNPKMVTKEVPYTATELAKLKREFSRSSKESENEYVWRVSLTGGDQILLSEREAEGYWGPGVFLTTGDNRAPWSLTQRAAYWAGGLNPLERGDPLALTGSVDQLVENVHKAACLQMMYDRELKLRQESPMMIPVDPERMTPLVRGLPDSLKPLGIQLQGTIRNTPQSARVAAALTGVLTPDRRTPGQKVWTWGEVAQELINYGRKYGPVKSESKTVRRAEAKFPPARPSPSNPVNSKKDTISHRKALWLIGKHKGIPLKCMNGLNTEQLEKMWTLVLKSLLYRRMMPIDVD is encoded by the exons atgcaaccccttcgaccgctggttaaggtcgaatatgcttatgaggatagtgaggactataatcctaagatggttactaaggaggtgccgtacacagcaactgaattggctaagttgaaaagagaattttcacGCAgttcaaaggagtctgagaacgagtatgtgtggagagtgtcgttaactggtggtgatcagattctgttgagtgaaagagaagctgagggatattggggacctggagtgtttttgactactggtgataatagagccccttggtctctcactcagcgagcagcttattgggctggaggtttgaatcccttggagaggggagatcctcttgcgcttacaggctcggtggatcagcttgtggagaatgtgcacaaggcggcttgtttgcagatgatgtatgatcgggaattgaagcttaggcaggaatccccaatgatgataccggtagatcctgagaggatgactcccctggttagaggtttgcctgattcattgaaacccttaggaattcaattgcaaggtactatcagaaatacccctcagagtgcacgggtggCAGCTGCTTTAACTGGAGTTTTAACCCCGGATCGCCGTACCCCAGGACAAAAggtgtggacgtggggggaagtagctcaagaattgattaactatgggcgaAAATATGGTCCCGTGAAATCGGAATCTAAAACTGTGAGGCGTGCGGAGGCGAAGTTTCCTCCAGCGAGGCCCTCTCCCTCGAACCCggtgaattcaaagaaagatactATATCTCACAGGAAAGCATTGTGGTTGATAGGAAAACATAAGGGAATACCCCTGAAGTGTATGAATGGGCTTAATACAGAACAGTTGGAGAAAATG tggacactggtgctcaAATCTCTGCTATACAGGAGGATGATGCCCATCGATGTGGactaa